One window of Medicago truncatula cultivar Jemalong A17 chromosome 2, MtrunA17r5.0-ANR, whole genome shotgun sequence genomic DNA carries:
- the LOC11439769 gene encoding protein trichome birefringence-like 38 produces MGFRAITLLLLFSLFHQLLLGEAKFHNVSSLRGKKPVVTNGCNLFIGSWVVDPSYPLYDSSCPFIDPEFNCQKYGRPDKQYLKYSWKPDSCALPSFDGKDFLNKWRGKKIMFVGDSLSLNMWESLSCMIHASVPNVKTSFLRREAQSTVTFQDYGVTIQLYRTPYLVDIIRENVGRVLTLDSIVAGNAWKGMDMLVFNSWHWWTHKGSSQGWDYIRDGSKLVKNMDRLVAYNKGLTTWAKWVDLNVDPTKTKVFFQGISPTHYMGKEWNQPKNSCSGQLEPLSGSTYPAGLPPSSNILNNVLKSMKSPVYLLDITLLSQLRKDAHPSSYSGDHAGNDCSHWCLPGLPDTWNQLLYAALSM; encoded by the exons ATGGGTTTCAGAGCAATTACTCTGCTTCTTCTATTCTCACTTTTTCATCAACTTCTACTTGGTGAAGCAAAGTTCCATAATGTAAGTAGCTTAAGAGGGAAAAAGCCAGTAGTAACAAATGGGTGCAATTTGTTCATAGGAAGTTGGGTGGTTGACCCTTCTTATCCTCTCTATGATTCAAGCTGCCCCTTCATTGATCCTGAATTTAATTGTCAAAAGTATGGAAGACCTGATAAACAATACCTCAAATACTCTTGGAAACCTGATTCATGTGCCTTACCAAG TTTTGATGGGAAGGATTTTCTGAACAAATGGAGGGGTAAGAAGATAATGTTTGTGGGTGATTCACTGAGTCTGAACATGTGGGAATCACTGTCGTGTATGATTCATGCGTCGGTGCCCAATGTAAAGACCAGCTTTTTAAGGAGGGAAGCACAGTCTACAGTGACATTCCag GACTATGGAGTAACTATACAACTTTACCGCACACCTTATTTGGTCGACATAATTCGAGAAAACGTTGGACGAGTGCTTACATTGGACTCTATTGTCGCTGGTAATGCATGGAAAGGAATGGACATGTTGGTTTTCAATTCATGGCATTGGTGGACCCACAAAGGATCATCACAGGG ATGGGACTATATAAGAGATGGGTCTAAACTAGTCAAGAACATGGACCGTTTAGTGGCATACAATAAGGGATTGACGACTTGGGCTAAATGGGTTGATCTCAATGTTGATCCTACCAAAACTAAAGTCTTCTTTCAAGGCATTTCTCCTACTCATTATAT GGGAAAGGAGTGGAATCAACCAAAAAATAGTTGTAGTGGACAACTTGAACCATTATCAGGATCAACATATCCAGCAGGTCTACCTCCATCAAGTAACATATTGAATAATGTATTGAAGAGTATGAAATCACCAGTTTATCTACTTGACATTACACTTCTCTCACAACTAAGGAAAGATGCACACCCTTCTTCCTATAGTGGTGATCATGCAGGCAATGATTGCAGCCATTGGTGCTTACCAGGATTACCTGATACTTGGAACCAGCTCCTATATGCTGCACTCTCCATGTGA
- the LOC11441841 gene encoding uncharacterized protein produces MFREVFCATKIPSFHSRSMYPEEVIIFDIHISDNDLNTPIKMLPNHFGTFLQNDFRSLLTLCCDDGTFYFVDIIHYGDYVDDPNSGIQWNDFILSNYIVAGQKLRFKFDLTTTYMCHVFPIDV; encoded by the exons ATGTTCAGGGAAGTATTTTGCGCTACTAAAATACCTTCTTTTCATAGTCGTAGCATGTATCCAGAGGAAGTCATTATATTTGATATACACATTTCTGATAATGATTTAAACACTCCAATCAAG ATGTTGCCCAATCATTTTGGGACCTTTCTTCAGAACGACTTTCGCAGTCTTCTAACTTTGTGTTGTGATGATGGAACATTTTACTTTGTAGACATTATTCACTACGGTGATTACGTCGACGACCCTAATAGTGGAATTCAATGGAATGATTTCATACTTAGTAATTACATTGTTGCAGGACAGAAACTTCGATTTAAATTCGATCTTACTACTACCTATATGTGTCATGTATTTCCTATTGATGTTTAG
- the LOC11439314 gene encoding auxilin-related protein 2, producing the protein MSAFDAAVVCAVVHARLREEQERAERHKARENIQISTRRYRERAAAEARRSDDVRAVEQKAAAAEREEKEARKRVENDAQVKVERAATEAKERAAADERMNQQKNEEMAAAKSTKNPLKRLLQCWNCCS; encoded by the exons ATGAGTGCCTTTGatgctgctgttgtttgtgCTGTCGTCCATGCCCG GTTACGAGAAGAGCAGGAAAGGGCGGAGAGACATAAGGCAAGAGAGAACATACAAATATCTACAAGAAGATATCGTGAAAGAGCAGCTGCTGAAGCACGCCGGAGTGATGATGTAAGAGCTGTAGAGCAAAAGGCTGCTGCTgcagagagagaggagaaggaagCACGTAAAAGGGTTGAAAATGACGCCCAAGTTAAGGTAGAAAGGGCTGCTACCGAGGCCAAAGAGCGAGCTGCAGCTGATGAAAGGATGAACCAACAGAAGAATGAAGAAATGGCTGctgcaaaatcaacaaagaacCCGCTGAAAAGGCTTCTACAGTGTTGGAACTGTTGTTCATAG